A stretch of DNA from Lysinibacillus sp. B2A1:
CTAAATCACTGGAGCAATTTATTGACCATGTCTTTCTAACAGAAATGCCTTATCGACAGCAAATTAAAATGGAAGTACAACAGGAGCTATACAATAAGGAAGTGTATGGTGCTCCTGTTATTGGCGATCATGGTCGCTGGCTTGGTGTTGTCATTGTCATGCATGATATTACAGAGCTTGTCCGTTTAGAGCAAATTCGGAAGGACTTTGTGGCAAACGTTTCCCATGAATTGCGTACACCAATTACATCGATTAAAGGTTTTTCAGAAACTTTATTGGACGGTGCCTATAAGGATGAAAAGATGTTACTATCCTTTTTAGAGATTATTTATAAAGAAAGTAATCGTCTCCAAATGCTGATTCAGGATTTATTGGAATTATCGAAAATCGAACAGCATGGTTTTACCGTGAATATTATGTCGATGGGCTTGCAGGACGTACTTATTAGAGGTGCTGAATTAACAGGACCACGTTTGGATGAAAAAAATATGAGTTTCCATGTAGATATCGAACGAGATGTTGAAGTGATGGGAGATGCCAATCGTATTATCCAAATCGTAACGAATTTAATTACCAATGCGATTACGTATTCTCCAGAAAATACAACTGTAACAATCCGTTTAAAGGAAAATGATAAGTATGGGATAATTGAAATAGAGGATCAAGGAATTGGTATCGAAAAACACGAAATTGCTCGTGTCTTTGAACGATTTTATCGTGTGGATCGTGCCCGAAGTCGAAACTCTGGAGGGACAGGCTTAGGGCTTGCTATTGTGAAGCATTTAGTAGAGGCACATCATGGACGTATTCAGGTAGAAAGTGAAGTTGGAGTTGGAACTAAAATGATTGTCATGATTCCGAAGAATTAACAATCTCTTTACAAAAGCAACATGTAACATTCACAAAGGGAGCTTATACTTATTTAGTAGAAACCCCCTATATAATCGACAAGTCTGTAAATAAATTATGTATCATTCATTACATTTTGATGGCGCTGCTTTGCAATCGCCACGGAAGAATCTATTGCCAAATTTTTTTTTTGGTGATAGATTCTTTTCTGTTTTACACTTGATGAGAATAGGTGTAAAGTATAGTAGCATAAAGTTTAACTTACAATTTCATTGTTTAGTTGAACTAAATAATTGGGCTTTTATGGACAGTGAAATGAATACAGCTATTACTGTGTTTTCCTTAGAAGCAGGACAAAATTGAAAGAAGGATGACCATGAAAATCGTCAAAAGTATCGTGCAAATCGGCTATCTTTATATACTATTATTTGTTGGAAATAGTATTGCACGTCTACTTCACTTGCCGATTCCTGGGAGCATAATTGGACTAGTTTTATTGTTTTTACTTTTGCAGTTTCATGTGATTAAGCTTGAATGGATTGAACTAGGAGCAGGATTATTGCTAAGTGAGCTATTGTTGTTTTTTATTCCATCTGCAATTGGTGTAATCGATTATGATGCACTATTTGGTGTACAGGGTGTGAAGGTTGTGCTAGTGATTGTCGTGAGTGCTATTGTTGTTATGTTTACAACAGGCTTTACAGCACAATGGCTAGAGCAACGAAAGAAGGGTGATGCTGCATGAGTTTTTTCGTAGCTATAGCAAGCTTAGCGGGGACCGTTGCCATTTTTTACGTGTGTAAAATGTTTTATGTAAAATATAAGAAAGAGTGGCTAACGCCTATGCTAGTCACACCAATAATAATAATTTTACTATTATTATTAACAGGTACATCCTATCAATCCTATAATGCAGGAGCAAATATTTTATCAAATTTATTAGGACCAGCAACAGTTGCATTTGCTGTTCCAATTTATAAAAATTTTAATTTATTAAAAAAGCATGCTCTTGAAATATTACTTAGCATCGCAGTTGGTTCAGCCGTCGCTATTATCTCCTCATTTATGATGGCATTAGTTGTTGGCCTAAATAATGAGCTTGTTCATAGCCTAGTACCACGCTCAGTTACTACACCAATTGCGATGGATATTTCTAATATGATAGGCGGCTCTCCTACACTGACTGCCGTTTTTGTGATGACAACGGGAATATTAGGAAGTCTGCTTGCTCCGTTAATCATAAAGGTTTGTCGCTTTCATAGACCCTCATCTAGAGGTTTAATGTTAGGAATGGGAGCTCATGGTACAGGTACCTCTAAAGCCTTCGAATTTGGTGAACTCGAAGGAACCTTTGCCAGCCTTGCGATGATTGTAGCAGCCTTAATTAGCCTCGTGCTTTCTACAACATTGTTCCCAGCATTTGAGCATTTAGTTGTTAATATCCTGTTGCCTTAAATGGTGACAGGATTTTTTGTTTTGGATGAAGATGCTGACAAACTAGTTAGTCAAAAAAGAAATCGGTATGCTAGTCAAGAAACACTTGATGAACCTCACCTCAATATTAATGTAATAGGGGGTATGTCAAACTGCCTACAATAAAATATTAGTTTATTAAAATATTTTGAAACCTTTTAAAAAGTGTTCCGTATACAATAGTACTAAGCATAAGGGAGGAACAGACATGAGTGTGAAAAGGACACTAATGATGGTGGGGCTTGGAATTTTCGGCATTGTTGCACTTATTGCTGTATTTACATCTTGGTACACAGTAGATGAATCAGAACAAGCAGTTGTTATAACTTTCGGTCGTGCCGATGATACAGTAACAGAACCAGGCTTACATTTTAAATTACCTTGGCCTGTTCAATCGGTTGAGGTTTTATCAAAAGAAACATTTAGTTTACAGTTTGGTTATAAGCAAAATAAAAAAGGGGAATTGGAAGCTTATGATGCTGAAACGAAAATGATTACAGGAGACGAACATATTGTATTAACTGATCTTGTCGTTCAATGGAAGATTACAGAACCGAACAAATTCCTATTTAATGCTCAGGACCCAGAAGAGATTTTACATAGCGCTACGTCAAGTGCAATTCGATCAATTATCGGAAGCTCCAAAATCGATGCTGCGTTAACAGAGGGAAAAGCGGACATAGAAGCAAACACAAGAACATTACTTGTTTCGCTTATTGAAAAATATGATATCGGGATAAGCATTTTGGGTGTTAAATTGCAGGATGTAGAATTACCAAATGCTGATGTACGTGCTGCTTTTACAGCAGTTACAGATGCACGTGAAATGAAAAATACAAAAATCAATCAAGCAGAAAAATATGAAAATCAACGTACAAATGAGGCAGAAGGTGAAAAAGACGCCATTATTTCGAAGGCAGAAGGTGAAAAAACAGCCCGTATCGAGCAGGCTCAAGGGGATGTAGCTGTCTTTAATAAAATGTATGAGCAATATAAAGGCAATCAGCAAATTACCCGTGAGCGTTTAATCTTAGAAACACTTGAGAATGTGTTACCGAAAGCACAAATTTACATGATGAATGATGATGGCAGCACAATGAAATACTTACCTCTTCAAGCACTACAGCCCGTAGAACAAAAGCAAGAGCAGAAGCAAGAGGAGAAAAAAGAAGGGAGCGGTAACTAATGGATCAAAAAAATAAGGATCTTGAAAAATTCCTACATTTTTTATCAGGCAAATCCAAAAATACTACTCCAAAAGAAGGGAATTCAGAGGATAATGTAATCAAGATGTCGAAAAAGGGTCCGATGAATCCAAAGAAATATATTTCCATTGTTGTAACCTTAACAGCTGTTTTTGCCATTGCTATAATATTATTTGCAAATATTTATATTGTAAAAGAATCTGAGTATGCTGTAGTTAGGCAGTTTGGGGAAGTAGTGAAATTTGAACGTGAGCCAGGTCTTAAAATGAAGGTTCCATTTATTCAAAGTGTAACGAGATTACCAAAAAACCAAATGACTTATGAAATATCGGAAGAGGAAATTAATACAAAGGATAAAAAGAGAATTATTATTGATAATTATGCGGTATGGCGTATTACAGATCCAAAGTTATTAATTTCAAATGCAGGTACGATTGAAAAAGTAGAATCTCGTATGGAAGAGTTTATCTATTCTGTTATTCGCTCTGAACTTGGACGAATAGAATATACACAAATCATTAATGATGAAAACTCTTCTCGTGGGAGTATAAATGACCAAGTTACTGAACGTGTAAATGAATTACTGGCACAAGATAAATATGGTATAGAGGTTGTAGATGTTCGAATTCGTCGTATTGATTTGCCAAAAGAAAATGAGCAAGCTGTATTTACAAATATGATTTCAGATCGTGAATCAATCGCTCAAAAGTATCTATCAGAAGGTGATGCTGGGAAGCGTCGTATTGAAGCTCAAACAGATAGAAAAGTGCAAGAAATGCTGGCAACAGCTAAAAAAGATGCTGCATTAATTCAAGCAGAAGGAGAAGCGGAGGCAGCGAAAATCTATAATAAGTCATTTTCACAAGATCCGGAATTCTATTCACTTTATCGTACATTAGAATCCTATAAGAAAACTGTCGGTGAAGATACGGTTATTATTTTGCCATCTACTTCACCGTATGCAAAAATATTATCTGGCTATATCAAATAATTTTCTAATCCTTGCAGGGATTCACATAGGAAGTCGCCACCATTTTGGTGTGGCGACTTCTCTGTTTTTTGATAATGTGTAAACTTATAAATTTTTATTATTATAAATTCATATATTAAGAAAATAATAGAAATTTATAATTTTATATATCGTAGATTACTATAATCTGATAGAATAATGATGTTTAGAATGAAAAAATGGAGGTAATAGCTGTGAAATTTCAAATTAGCACCTGGCTACAAAATTTAGGTATAGCCTGTAGTATTGCATCGTTGTTTACACTTTTCTTCCGTCTATCAGATTTTGAATGGTTAACGAAAAGTGTTTATCATATACCAGTATTTTTTGTCACTTTGTTTTTATTAAGTTTAATTATCGCTGAGGATGTCCGAAAAATATTTAAAAGAATATTTTGGTATGAAAAAAGAAAGGTCAAGCGTCCTATTTGGCAAGTTGGTATTGGTTTTATTTTCTTTTTAGCACAAATTAGCACGGTAATGGTATTTAGTAAGGAGCTAACACAGCCACAATTGGGTGGGATGCCCTTATTTTTAGTGTTTGCTTTTATGAATGCGTTTATCTTAACGGTTATATATGAAGAAATTTTTTATCGTACATCAAATTAATAGCATGGATCAATGAACTTTCATTCAAAAGAATCTCACTTTTGAATGAAAGTTTTTTTCTATTATTGTGAGCGAAGGGCTGACCAACTACAGCTTGAGGTTATGGTTGTAGGGACACAGCGCTTTCTGATTAATCATAGCTTAATCGAATCGTATTTTCTATTTGATAGAGTGCTCATTTTAAATATTAATACTGAATTCATTAACATTCATCAGTATTCATAGTGTTGAAAAACTAAATGGTCAAGGGATTCTTTGTGAACACTACTAAGTCAAATGAAGGTGATTTCCGTTCCAGGCTACTCGCTTTGTCGCTGACGCTTCGCTTTCGCGCAGAGCAAGGCTTCCTGTGGGCGAGCGACGAGCCGCTTCCTACGCTGGAGGAACGAAGGCTAAGTGCGTCACGTCCTGTGACAACGCCTTCGTGACCAACATCGTGTTGGCCTCAGGGTCTCGTCTGTCTCGCTATCCCACGGGAGTCGAGTAGCCTTGCACTCCAATCAGCAATAGTGTAGAACTTTAAATATTTTCTTCCCTCAAAAGAAAAGTAAAGTAAAAGCATGTTACTCACCATCATTAAATGGATAGAATAGTGGCACAATTCTACAGATGTTAACCTACATTTTATGCGTAAAACAAACTACTTTGTAACTTTACATAAAGTACTCCTCTGTTTTCACATAGAAAAATGTTATCAAAGCTCCATTTTTGCACAATATAGTGATGGCTAAGACTTCAAATTTATCACAATATATTTGTGTGAATTGCCGGAAGAAAATACTATGAGCAAAGGTTGATTGGAGTGTAGACTGAGTGACTCCTCGGGGATTCAGCGTCACAGATGAGACCCTGGAGCGAGCATATTAGGGAACGAAGGCTAAAAGCATCACGTCCTGTGATAACGCCTTCGTGACCAACCTCCTGTTGCCCCAAGCGGCTCATCGGACGCCCCCAGGAAAGCACTCAGTCGGAACGGAGATCAACCCCTCGTTTTGAAAAAGGGCTATACTTTTTAATTTGTCACCTTGATTTCATTGACATAATAGTATTTCAACAACATGAATACTGAATTCATTAACATTCATCAGTGTTGACTTCTTTTTATCTATAGTACATTTAGGAAGTATTTACTTACCGCTATAAGTAATTATTGCATGGATTAAGAAAAAAAAGAAAAGGTGGAAGTTTTTAAGTACCCATTATCCTGTGTAACCAAAACTAACGAAGGGAGTTTGGTTGTGACAAAAATGTAGTAAAGTGTGGAGAAGTAGAATAGCGTCACGAGTATAGGGAACTTAAACAATTGTGGACTAACTAATTATTAGCGTTCGTTTTAAGAAAATTCTTTTTTTTAACCTAATTTTAACCTTTATTATGTATGATGATGAGGATTTTCCAATTGTAGATAACATTAAAAGTTTTAGGAGGTAATGATGAAGAGGTAGCTTTTCAACAAAGAAATCAACAAATAGCTAAGCTTAATGCACAATTTGTAGGATTAAATAAGGAAAAAGCCCTTTATCTAAAGAAGATTTAGAAAATCATACAGCACTGGATAAACAAAGCACCGACCTAAAAAATCATAATGACAGCCAGAGTAACTCGCAGCAAATGGAGTTACTGCGTCTACAAAGCATGAATAATAAACGTAATGAGGATTTTGAAAAAAAGATGAATTTTATAAAAATGTAGGACAGTCGCTCATCTACTTTAAACATTATGTGTTAAGGTGTGGTGGCTTTCTTGCTAGGAGGAAAATTATGAAAAATAACAAGCTATTTATTGTAGCGGCATCTACTGTGGTGGGAGTAAGTACTATAATAACAGGCACAAGCACTACAGTAGAGGCAGCAACGACCAATTTTTCAGATGTACAAGAGACAAATAGTCATTATGCAGCCATTATGGATTTAGCACAGCGTAATATTATTCATGGTTTCCCAGATGGCACATTTAAGCCAAATGAGTTTGTCACATTTAAGCAAACAGCGAAAATCATTGCAGGTATACTCAATTTAGATGCAAGTGATGAACAAGAATGGGCAGCTTTGCAAGCAGCAGGTCTTATGGATAGCACAGTAAACCCAAATGATTCTATTACACGCAATGACATGGCAAAGGTTATTGCGAAATCATTAGGGCTTACCCCATCTGGTAGTGTGTCAATCCCCTTTACAGATGTGATGGCAGAACATCAGCAGGCAGTGGCAGCACTATTTGAATATGGGATTACAAAAGGAACATCAGCTACTACTTTTAGCGGAGACAAATTTGTGACAAGAGGACAGCTTGCTTCCTTCATTGTAAGAGCTGAGCAATTCATAAAGCGAGCATCGACAGATACAAATATTGCGGGAGCAACCGTTACAGTGGAGCGCATCCACAACAACAAGATAACAATTGAAGGGCATGAATGGTCAATTGGCAAGAATGCAAAGACTATTTTAAATGATAAAAACGCTGCTGCTTTAGTAAATGCACAGCTAGATGTGATTGTGGTCAATGGTGAAATCACTGAGGTATTAGCGATTGACTTACACACATCTGGACAGCAAGGTGCAAAAGTTGTGCTAGATGGTGGCAATACCTCTATCGGAAATATTGCGGTTCATGCAGATTTTGTTGAGCTAAAAAACATGGTCGTTACAGCGGATTTACGTGTCACAGGGCGAGCAACACATTTAGCACTGAATCAGCTAAAGGTAAAAGGGGAGCTACTACTAGAAGAAGCTGAAGCATCAAGAACGGCATCACTTACTAAAGTAGCCGTTATTAATGAAAATCCTATTTCGGTGGAAATGACTAGAAGTGAATTAGTAGCTCTAATTGTAAAAGGAAGGGCATTTATTAATTCAGATTCACCGTTACCAGTCGTAACTCATTTAGGCAGTAATTTACAGATTATTGCACCTAGTGTGAGCATACTTAATTGGGAGTCACCACCTGAAGGTTCACAATTAAGTGGGACGGCGACTATTGGAACAGTCGTGATTGGCGCTGAGTATGAATTTAGGTTACAGCAAATGCAAAAGCAGCTCGAAGCCAGTCAAGACTTTTTACGAGAACAGCAACAATTGCAGGAGCAGGCAAAAAAAGCAATATTGACTAAAATTAGTGATTTAACAACTGAGACAGTAGGCTTGCAGCAGCAGATTAATGATTTAACAAAGGTAAAAAGGACACCAGCACAAGACAATCAATTAGCTCTATTAAGACAAAAATTGCAACAGATAGAAAATGAGCTACTTTCTCTAAGAGTACTATCAAACCAGCCGCAACCTAGCAATAACCCAGCAGGTATACCCAATTTGCCAGGATTATTCCCTTCTGTCGAACAAACAAAACAAATAGAGGAAATAATACGACAGATACAAGAAGCGTCAAGAAAGCAGCAACAACAAAATGAAGACTTTAAAAATCTAATTCAGACTGCTTTACAAATTAATGGGACATTAAACATTGGGAATTTCATTGTACCATCACCTGCTGTTTCAACCGTCACTCTAGGACCAGATGTACGCATTAATAATGTGATGACAGATATTTCTAGAGAAGCACTACTTGCAATGTTTTCTAATGTTCGTCAAGGGCAAATTAAAACATTAACATCTGCGAAGGGTCAACAAACACCTTTTAACCCAACGCCTTTAGAGGCTACAGACAGTGGTTCAAGTAGTAACAGTGGTAGTAGCTCGGGAGGTAATAACACAGGTGGAGGAAATACAACAACACCTGTAGATACGACAACCCTGAAGAAGATGATTAGTAATGCCAAGGAACGACATGCAGCATTGCAAAATGGAGATCACCCTATATCTGTAAATGGCTTTGATGTACCACAGGCACAGCAATGGCTGCCTAAAAAAGCAACAGATGAACTGCAAGCAGCAATTACAGAAGCTGAAGCAATGGTAACTAAAGCAGCGCAAGGACCAATGGGTTACCAACGGGTAGCTTCTTTAACAAATACAAATATTTTACTAGCTAATACACAAACAGATATCAATTATATGGCAGAAAAATTAGAGAAGTTAATGAATATACAACCAATCAATGGGTTGAAGGAGATAGCAACGATTCAACGCCTATTAAATGACAAGGAGATTACGAGTATCCCAGACATCGAAGAAATGACTGAGGGTAGGGTATATGAAGCGATAGAACAAATGTTAAGGGATGAATTCGAACAGGAACCTCTAACTGTAGAGGAGCAGGAATTGATTGTCGCAATGTTAAGGGAGTTTAAATTTAATATTCAAATCATTGACAATCAAGTAACAATTCCATTAAATGAAGCCATTTCATATACAGATCCTGTGACAGGGCAAACTTCAGAGCTTGTACCAGCAATATCAGCACAATTGACAATTGTTCAACCACTACCGCTTGTTATTAATGAAGTCTCTTATGTAGATGCTGAGAATATAAGGCTAACATTCACTTCAAATATTGAGATACCGGAAGGGGAGCAATTTATATTTATGATAAATGATTCATTAACCCCGCTTTATGGAACAGTAAGTAGCAGTACAGATAATAGTGTAGTCATTCGAATTGATGGTCCTGTCCCATTATTTGCAACCTTTGTGCACATTGAACGTGAAAGTAAACCTGAATATAATCTTTTGAAAGAACCATTTACAATGGAGAACACAAACGTTTGATAGTAGTAAAGAAAGTCAATCGCTATGGGCGGTTGGCTTTTTTGATATGAATGGCAATCCTAGGGGACTAAGATCGCACAATGAGGCGCATAAGGTTTTTTTGTGTGAAATGCATTGTTATTGTTGGCAAAATGGCTGTTTTCTCGATAAAGTAGAAAGAAGAAGCATTTTCAAACATACGTTTTCGTTTTACAATGAGTAGAAGACAATGCAGGAGGATAAAATCATGACAAAGGAAAAATTACTATTATTGGACGGTAATAGTTTAGCGTATCGCGCGTTTTTTGCGTTGCCATTGCTAACGAATGATAGTGGCATTCATACTAATGCTGTGTACGGCTTTACAACAATGCTACAAAAAATATTAGAGGAAGAACAGCCAACGAAAATATTGGTTGCTTTTGATGCTGGGAAAACAACATTCCGTCATGAAACCTTTACAGAATATAAAGGTGGGCGACAAAAGACACCACCAGAATTATCTGAGCAATTCCCTTATTTACGTAAGCTCATTGACGCATATGGTATTAAACAGTATGAGTTAGAGCTATATGAAGCGGATGATATAATAGGAACACTTGCTAAAGAAGCTTCATCACAGGATATCAATGTCATCATTGTTTCAGGAGATCGGGATTTAACACAGCTCGCTACTGAGCAGGTAACGGTGTACATTACTAAAAAAGGTATTACTGAAATTGAGAAAAATACACCAGCTTTTATCCAAGAAAAATACGGTTTAACACCTCAACAAATCATTGATATGAAAGGCTTAATGGGAGATGCTTCTGATAATATTCCTGGTGTACCTGGCGTCGGAGAAAAAACGGCAGTTAAATTGCTGAAAGAGCATGGTTCAGTAGAGTCGTTATATGCAGCAATGGATACTTTAAAGGCCTCAAAAATGAAAGAAAAATTAGTAGCCAATGAAGAGCAAGCAATCATGAGTAAAAAGCTTGCAACCATTTTTACTGATGCACCGATAGAGGTTGCACTTGCTGATCTTGCTTATACTGGTCCGAATGAAGAAGCGTTAATGAATGTTTGGCGGGAGCTTGGCTTTAAATCGCTGCTAGAAAAAAGTGATTTTTCTGTCCAAGAAGAAGAACAAGCACCATTTGACTATGAAATTGTGCAGGAAGTAAAGCCAGAGCACTTAAAGGATGTTATGGCAGTGCATTTGGAGCTAGAGGACGAGCATTATCACACATGCCAACAACTAGGTATTGCTCTAACAGATGGAGCGAAACCAATTTACGTACCTTTTGATATAGTAGCTAAATCAGATGTACTTCGTCTATGGTTAGAAGATGCGACAAAAATAAAGTATATGTCAGATTCAAAGGCTGCCCAAGCAGCATTAAGACGAGCGGGGATTCGTTTAGCGGGTGTTGATTTTGATTTATTGCTTGCTTCTTATATCAATAATCCCGGACTAAGTGGAGATGATGTAGCAACACTTGCGAAGGAGCTTGGCTATCGTGATGTGCAGGCAAATGAGACCGTTTATGGTAAGGGTGCCAAACGAGCTATACCTGCCATTGATGCACTAGCTGAGCATGCTAGTCGCAAAGCCTTTGCTGTGTGGTTATTACAGCCAAAACTTGAATCATTGCTAAAGGAAAACGAACAATTTGAGTTATATAAAAACCTTGAACTCCCGCTAGCTTTTATATTGGGCGAGATGGAAAGTGAAGGGATTACAGTTAATCGTGCTACTTTAGAGAAAATGGGACAAGAATTGAATGACAAATTAGTTGTTATTGAGCAAGAGATTTATGCGGAAGCTGGTGAAGCCTTTAATATTAATTCACCAAAGCAATTAGGGGTTATTTTATTTGATAAGCTTGGACTACCAGTTATTAAAAAAACAAAAACAGGCTACTCGACAGCAGCAGATGTGTTAGAAAAATTAAAATCGGAGCATGCGATTATTGAGCATATTCTTTTATATCGTCAGTTAGGTAAATTACAATCAACCTATATTGAAGGTTTGCTTAAAGAAATTCATCATGAGGATGGCAAGGTGCATACCCGCTTCCAGCAAGCATTAACAGCTACAGGACGTCTAAGCTCTACGGATCCAAATTTGCAAAACATTCCTATTCGTTTAGAGGAAGGGCGCAAAATCCGTCAAGCATTTGTACCATCAAAAGAGGGCTGGATACTGTTTTCTGCTGACTACTCACAAATCGAATTACGTGTTCTGGCACATATGTCAGAAGACAAAAACCTTGTAGAGGCCTTCCGTGAAGGGATGGACGTTCATACACGTACTGCTATGGATGTATTCCATGTATCAGCAGATGAGGTTGATAGCAATATGCGTCGTGCAGCGAAGGCCGTTAACTTTGGGATTGTCTATGGAATCAGTGATTATGGTTTATCTCAAAACTTAGATATTACACGTAAGGAAGCAGCGACATTTATTGAAAAATATTTCGCAAGTTTCCCAGGCGTTAAACAGTATATGGATGATATTGTGCGGGATGCGAAGTTTAATGGTTATGTCACTACGATTTTAAATA
This window harbors:
- a CDS encoding PAS domain-containing sensor histidine kinase, whose translation is MRSMSNRLFLTFMLLLGTILAVLMIVIGQLFPVYIEQYNEQASLQMQESINQILNDRKIELSKEDRESLNTVQNTEVQPLILSSVHARLYMVLVILFTIALILIAIVSRYMIRNFTAPIDNVTETALELAKGNYRARAHENEQERMMPLSHSINILARNLQDITTIREVEEERLKTLIENMGSSLMMIGREGNISIVNRVFLERFGMQIDDVQGKVFRTIGLPKSLEQFIDHVFLTEMPYRQQIKMEVQQELYNKEVYGAPVIGDHGRWLGVVIVMHDITELVRLEQIRKDFVANVSHELRTPITSIKGFSETLLDGAYKDEKMLLSFLEIIYKESNRLQMLIQDLLELSKIEQHGFTVNIMSMGLQDVLIRGAELTGPRLDEKNMSFHVDIERDVEVMGDANRIIQIVTNLITNAITYSPENTTVTIRLKENDKYGIIEIEDQGIGIEKHEIARVFERFYRVDRARSRNSGGTGLGLAIVKHLVEAHHGRIQVESEVGVGTKMIVMIPKN
- a CDS encoding murein hydrolase regulator LrgA; translation: MKIVKSIVQIGYLYILLFVGNSIARLLHLPIPGSIIGLVLLFLLLQFHVIKLEWIELGAGLLLSELLLFFIPSAIGVIDYDALFGVQGVKVVLVIVVSAIVVMFTTGFTAQWLEQRKKGDAA
- a CDS encoding CidB/LrgB family autolysis modulator, giving the protein MSFFVAIASLAGTVAIFYVCKMFYVKYKKEWLTPMLVTPIIIILLLLLTGTSYQSYNAGANILSNLLGPATVAFAVPIYKNFNLLKKHALEILLSIAVGSAVAIISSFMMALVVGLNNELVHSLVPRSVTTPIAMDISNMIGGSPTLTAVFVMTTGILGSLLAPLIIKVCRFHRPSSRGLMLGMGAHGTGTSKAFEFGELEGTFASLAMIVAALISLVLSTTLFPAFEHLVVNILLP
- the hflK gene encoding FtsH protease activity modulator HflK, with the protein product MSVKRTLMMVGLGIFGIVALIAVFTSWYTVDESEQAVVITFGRADDTVTEPGLHFKLPWPVQSVEVLSKETFSLQFGYKQNKKGELEAYDAETKMITGDEHIVLTDLVVQWKITEPNKFLFNAQDPEEILHSATSSAIRSIIGSSKIDAALTEGKADIEANTRTLLVSLIEKYDIGISILGVKLQDVELPNADVRAAFTAVTDAREMKNTKINQAEKYENQRTNEAEGEKDAIISKAEGEKTARIEQAQGDVAVFNKMYEQYKGNQQITRERLILETLENVLPKAQIYMMNDDGSTMKYLPLQALQPVEQKQEQKQEEKKEGSGN
- a CDS encoding protease modulator HflC, translated to MDQKNKDLEKFLHFLSGKSKNTTPKEGNSEDNVIKMSKKGPMNPKKYISIVVTLTAVFAIAIILFANIYIVKESEYAVVRQFGEVVKFEREPGLKMKVPFIQSVTRLPKNQMTYEISEEEINTKDKKRIIIDNYAVWRITDPKLLISNAGTIEKVESRMEEFIYSVIRSELGRIEYTQIINDENSSRGSINDQVTERVNELLAQDKYGIEVVDVRIRRIDLPKENEQAVFTNMISDRESIAQKYLSEGDAGKRRIEAQTDRKVQEMLATAKKDAALIQAEGEAEAAKIYNKSFSQDPEFYSLYRTLESYKKTVGEDTVIILPSTSPYAKILSGYIK
- a CDS encoding DNA polymerase I produces the protein MKFQISTWLQNLGIACSIASLFTLFFRLSDFEWLTKSVYHIPVFFVTLFLLSLIIAEDVRKIFKRIFWYEKRKVKRPIWQVGIGFIFFLAQISTVMVFSKELTQPQLGGMPLFLVFAFMNAFILTVIYEEIFYRTSN
- a CDS encoding DNA polymerase I translates to MTKEKLLLLDGNSLAYRAFFALPLLTNDSGIHTNAVYGFTTMLQKILEEEQPTKILVAFDAGKTTFRHETFTEYKGGRQKTPPELSEQFPYLRKLIDAYGIKQYELELYEADDIIGTLAKEASSQDINVIIVSGDRDLTQLATEQVTVYITKKGITEIEKNTPAFIQEKYGLTPQQIIDMKGLMGDASDNIPGVPGVGEKTAVKLLKEHGSVESLYAAMDTLKASKMKEKLVANEEQAIMSKKLATIFTDAPIEVALADLAYTGPNEEALMNVWRELGFKSLLEKSDFSVQEEEQAPFDYEIVQEVKPEHLKDVMAVHLELEDEHYHTCQQLGIALTDGAKPIYVPFDIVAKSDVLRLWLEDATKIKYMSDSKAAQAALRRAGIRLAGVDFDLLLASYINNPGLSGDDVATLAKELGYRDVQANETVYGKGAKRAIPAIDALAEHASRKAFAVWLLQPKLESLLKENEQFELYKNLELPLAFILGEMESEGITVNRATLEKMGQELNDKLVVIEQEIYAEAGEAFNINSPKQLGVILFDKLGLPVIKKTKTGYSTAADVLEKLKSEHAIIEHILLYRQLGKLQSTYIEGLLKEIHHEDGKVHTRFQQALTATGRLSSTDPNLQNIPIRLEEGRKIRQAFVPSKEGWILFSADYSQIELRVLAHMSEDKNLVEAFREGMDVHTRTAMDVFHVSADEVDSNMRRAAKAVNFGIVYGISDYGLSQNLDITRKEAATFIEKYFASFPGVKQYMDDIVRDAKFNGYVTTILNRRRYLPDITSSNFNIRSFAERTAMNTPIQGSAADIIKKAMIDMDARLKKENMQAKLLLQVHDELIFEAPKEEIALLEKIVPEVMEQAIELTVPLKVDFNHGATWYEAK